The following are encoded together in the bacterium genome:
- a CDS encoding carbon-nitrogen hydrolase family protein, translating to MRRFVAAVAQMASGADRARNVGRASELVRTAAARGARLVVLPEVFAWRGPREAESDQAETIPGPTSDALAAVARETCVWLCMGSVLERGPHDGGGRSWNTSVLVSPSGEIAASYRKIHLFDVELPGRVSVRESDARAPGTQVVTVSTELGTIGMAVCYDLRFPELFRRQVAAGAELLTLPSAFTFVTGAAHWAVLCRARAIESQCYLLAANQTGPSAHGHLDFGHSMIVDPWGTVLAEAPEGEGLAMAEIDRDYVVRVRREMPCLEHRRL from the coding sequence ATGCGTCGCTTCGTCGCCGCGGTCGCGCAGATGGCCTCCGGAGCCGACCGCGCACGCAACGTCGGACGCGCGAGCGAGCTCGTCCGCACCGCCGCCGCGCGCGGGGCACGGCTCGTGGTCCTGCCCGAGGTGTTCGCCTGGCGCGGCCCGCGCGAGGCCGAATCCGATCAGGCCGAGACCATCCCCGGGCCGACGAGCGACGCGCTGGCCGCGGTCGCGCGCGAGACGTGCGTCTGGCTCTGCATGGGCTCGGTGCTCGAGCGCGGTCCGCACGACGGCGGCGGCCGCAGCTGGAACACGAGCGTGCTCGTCTCACCCAGCGGCGAGATCGCCGCGTCCTACCGCAAGATCCATCTGTTCGACGTCGAACTGCCGGGACGGGTGTCGGTCCGCGAGTCCGACGCGCGCGCGCCGGGCACCCAGGTCGTGACGGTCTCGACCGAGCTCGGCACGATCGGCATGGCGGTCTGCTACGATCTGCGCTTCCCCGAGCTGTTTCGCCGTCAGGTGGCGGCGGGCGCCGAGCTGCTGACGCTGCCGTCGGCCTTCACGTTCGTCACCGGCGCGGCGCACTGGGCCGTGCTCTGCCGGGCGCGGGCGATCGAGAGCCAGTGCTATCTGCTGGCGGCGAACCAGACCGGCCCCAGTGCCCACGGTCATCTGGATTTCGGTCATTCGATGATCGTGGACCCCTGGGGCACGGTCCTGGCCGAAGCCCCCGAGGGCGAGGGGCTGGCCATGGCGGAAATCGATCGGGACTACGTCGTGCGCGTGCGCCGCGAGATGCCCTGCCTCGAGCACCGCCGGCTCTGA
- a CDS encoding GAF domain-containing protein has translation MTTRPAIPRERSDAERALGRARLALWRLERTILARDERIRGAVDAVAVAAAELGHADAVVLSLAGGAQRTIASAGLRPALRDPADPPDAAVAYAVPVASHGRTLGVLWVGRERHYPFTARELERMGVLAEALALALVRSDPEV, from the coding sequence GTGACGACCCGCCCGGCGATTCCCCGGGAGCGGTCGGACGCCGAGCGTGCGCTCGGTCGCGCACGGCTGGCGCTGTGGCGGCTCGAGCGGACGATCCTTGCCCGCGACGAGCGCATCCGCGGCGCCGTCGACGCCGTCGCGGTCGCGGCGGCGGAGCTCGGCCATGCCGATGCGGTCGTGCTGTCGCTCGCCGGCGGCGCGCAGCGCACGATCGCTTCGGCGGGGCTGCGGCCTGCGTTGCGCGATCCGGCGGATCCGCCGGACGCGGCGGTGGCCTACGCCGTGCCGGTCGCGAGCCATGGCCGGACGCTGGGCGTCCTCTGGGTGGGGCGCGAGCGCCACTATCCCTTCACCGCCCGCGAGCTGGAGCGGATGGGCGTGCTCGCCGAGGCCCTCGCGCTCGCGCTCGTGCGCTCGGACCCGGAGGTCTGA
- a CDS encoding flagellar basal body-associated FliL family protein — MPGPIAWSAIALVVAVALAYWGQRPPSTGMPGEHVGRVSRTRAPLFDGGCVFAADVQLSGRWGDLSFNRNYLDIKKALVALMRTKSRYMVSSPVARESLRLQMVAEVNRVAGRPIAREIQFSQFVVF, encoded by the coding sequence ATGCCCGGACCGATCGCCTGGAGCGCCATCGCGCTCGTCGTCGCGGTCGCGCTCGCCTACTGGGGCCAGCGTCCGCCGAGCACGGGCATGCCCGGCGAGCACGTCGGGCGGGTGTCGCGCACGCGCGCGCCGCTGTTCGACGGCGGCTGCGTCTTCGCGGCCGACGTCCAGCTGAGCGGCCGCTGGGGCGACCTCTCGTTCAACCGCAACTACCTCGACATCAAGAAGGCGCTCGTGGCCCTGATGCGCACCAAGAGCCGCTACATGGTGAGCTCTCCCGTCGCGCGGGAGTCGCTGCGCCTGCAGATGGTGGCCGAGGTGAACCGGGTCGCCGGACGCCCGATCGCGCGCGAGATCCAGTTCTCGCAGTTCGTGGTCTTCTGA
- a CDS encoding GNAT family N-acetyltransferase has protein sequence MPKSPPPDAAHVPVEVRVRRLHRRDLNRTWEFLKLCFRDVNRETVEYQRPLSKRHFEDVYDDEEVEQLVFEVGDRIVGYAECASDVGGDDSWINPRYFEKRGMRPLYVEELAAHPDYQGRGVGTFMLEQLAHLARVRGCTHLVLEVAENNEAALRWYRKRSFYKLDAAIFLAQKIETEPELLPPRKIAARDAARRTRIKGATPAKPRAGRK, from the coding sequence ATGCCGAAATCGCCGCCGCCCGACGCCGCCCACGTCCCGGTCGAGGTCCGCGTCCGCCGCCTGCACCGGCGCGACCTCAACCGCACGTGGGAGTTCCTGAAGCTCTGCTTCCGGGACGTGAACCGCGAGACGGTGGAGTACCAGCGGCCCCTCTCGAAACGGCACTTCGAGGACGTCTACGACGACGAGGAGGTCGAGCAGCTCGTCTTCGAGGTCGGCGACCGCATCGTCGGCTACGCCGAGTGCGCGTCCGACGTCGGCGGCGACGACTCGTGGATCAACCCGCGCTACTTCGAGAAGCGCGGCATGCGCCCGCTCTACGTCGAGGAGCTGGCGGCGCACCCCGACTACCAGGGCCGCGGCGTGGGTACGTTCATGCTGGAGCAGCTCGCGCACCTCGCCCGCGTCCGCGGCTGCACGCACCTCGTGCTCGAGGTCGCCGAGAACAACGAGGCGGCGCTGCGCTGGTACCGCAAGCGCAGCTTCTACAAGCTCGACGCCGCCATCTTCCTCGCCCAGAAGATCGAGACCGAGCCCGAGCTGCTGCCGCCGCGCAAGATCGCCGCCCGCGACGCCGCGCGCCGCACGCGCATCAAGGGCGCGACGCCGGCGAAGCCGCGCGCCGGCCGCAAGTAG
- a CDS encoding GFA family protein, which yields MARIHSSCLCGDVAWSVDGPLAFVHHCHCQRCRKAHGTAFATFGLFPAASLRWERGQDGVVRFASSPVYTRAFCGRCGTIVPSGAAAFEDLAETPLGPLDSGVTARPESHIFVGSKAPWYRIDDGLVQFETYPGGVPDTPAPQPDLVSPAPSGEGTRGSCLCGGVAFVAPGAPLRAASCHCGRCRKARAAAHAANYFTTRDGLRFTQGEELLASYKMPAARYFMQVFCRRCGAKMPRTDAERNIAVIPLGSLDDAPPIVPEMHIFVASKAPWFELPADGLPRHAEGMPA from the coding sequence ATGGCGCGCATCCACTCGAGCTGTCTCTGCGGCGACGTGGCCTGGTCGGTCGACGGCCCGCTCGCCTTCGTCCACCATTGCCACTGCCAGCGCTGCCGGAAGGCGCACGGCACCGCGTTCGCGACGTTCGGGCTCTTCCCGGCGGCGTCGCTGCGCTGGGAGCGCGGGCAGGACGGCGTCGTGCGCTTCGCCTCGTCGCCCGTCTACACGCGTGCCTTCTGCGGCCGCTGCGGGACGATCGTGCCGAGCGGGGCCGCCGCCTTCGAGGATCTCGCCGAGACGCCGCTCGGTCCGCTCGACTCGGGCGTGACGGCGCGACCGGAGTCGCACATCTTCGTGGGCTCGAAGGCGCCCTGGTACCGGATCGACGACGGCCTCGTGCAGTTCGAGACGTATCCCGGCGGCGTCCCCGACACGCCGGCGCCGCAGCCGGACCTCGTCTCGCCGGCGCCGTCGGGCGAGGGCACGCGCGGGAGCTGTCTCTGCGGCGGCGTCGCATTCGTCGCGCCGGGCGCGCCGCTGCGTGCGGCGAGCTGTCACTGCGGGCGCTGCCGCAAGGCGCGCGCCGCGGCGCACGCGGCGAACTACTTCACCACGCGCGACGGCCTGCGCTTCACACAGGGCGAGGAGCTGCTGGCGTCGTACAAGATGCCCGCGGCGCGCTACTTCATGCAGGTGTTCTGCCGGCGCTGCGGGGCGAAGATGCCGCGCACCGACGCGGAGCGGAACATCGCCGTGATCCCGCTCGGCAGCCTCGACGACGCGCCGCCGATCGTGCCCGAGATGCACATCTTCGTCGCCTCGAAGGCGCCCTGGTTCGAGCTCCCGGCGGACGGCCTGCCGCGCCACGCCGAGGGCATGCCCGCGTAG
- the mnhG gene encoding monovalent cation/H(+) antiporter subunit G, with the protein MSELDELVASVLLLVGLFFTLVGSIGLVRLPDFYTRMHAPTKAATLGVSTMLAAVVVALPERSPSVAFQAALAIVLLFVTAPIGAHMLARAARGAGVRACPETHVDELPPAEPERAGEGPAGR; encoded by the coding sequence TTGAGTGAGCTCGACGAGCTCGTCGCCAGCGTGCTGCTGCTGGTGGGGCTGTTCTTCACGCTCGTGGGCTCGATCGGCCTCGTGCGCCTGCCCGACTTCTACACGCGCATGCACGCCCCGACGAAGGCGGCGACCCTCGGAGTGAGCACGATGCTGGCGGCGGTGGTGGTGGCGCTGCCGGAGCGCTCGCCGTCGGTCGCGTTCCAGGCGGCGCTCGCGATCGTCCTGCTCTTCGTGACGGCGCCCATCGGCGCCCACATGCTCGCCCGCGCCGCGCGCGGGGCCGGCGTGCGCGCGTGCCCCGAGACGCACGTCGACGAGCTGCCGCCGGCGGAGCCGGAGCGGGCGGGCGAGGGTCCGGCCGGGCGCTGA
- a CDS encoding K+/H+ antiporter subunit F, with amino-acid sequence MLAVVTAITASGLAISLALCLWRLVIGPATVDRLLALDTMTINVIALLAVLSIHLRTDVYMGAILVLGLLGFVGTVAIAKALMRGRIIE; translated from the coding sequence GTGCTCGCCGTCGTGACCGCGATCACGGCATCGGGCCTGGCGATCTCGCTGGCGCTCTGCCTGTGGCGGCTGGTGATCGGCCCGGCGACGGTCGATCGCCTGCTCGCGCTCGACACGATGACCATCAACGTGATCGCGCTGCTGGCCGTGCTGTCGATCCACCTGCGGACCGACGTCTACATGGGCGCCATCCTCGTCCTCGGGCTGCTCGGCTTCGTGGGAACGGTGGCCATCGCCAAGGCGCTGATGCGAGGGCGCATCATTGAGTGA
- a CDS encoding monovalent cation/H+ antiporter subunit E, with translation MSPFHRPLYTTLLALVWVMLQADFTLGQLALGYLVAAGIVWACGNFAAPQVTLRRPTVALRLAWEFVREVVMANLQVAWIIVQPRPPIRPAFIVVPLDLRDDLEITAFANMITLTPGTLTVDVAPDRSALYVHCLAVDDVDAVRAQLKRQFEAPLAQAVTCSPS, from the coding sequence ATGAGCCCGTTCCATCGTCCCCTCTACACGACGCTGCTCGCGCTCGTGTGGGTGATGCTCCAGGCCGACTTCACGCTCGGCCAGCTCGCGCTCGGCTATCTCGTCGCCGCGGGCATCGTGTGGGCCTGCGGCAACTTCGCGGCCCCGCAGGTGACGCTGCGACGGCCCACGGTCGCGCTGCGGCTGGCGTGGGAGTTCGTGCGCGAGGTGGTGATGGCGAATCTCCAGGTGGCGTGGATCATCGTCCAGCCGCGCCCGCCCATCCGTCCGGCGTTCATCGTGGTGCCGCTCGACCTGCGCGACGACCTCGAGATCACCGCCTTCGCGAACATGATCACGCTGACGCCCGGAACGTTGACGGTCGACGTCGCGCCCGACCGCTCCGCGCTCTACGTCCACTGCCTGGCCGTCGACGACGTCGACGCCGTCCGGGCCCAGCTCAAGCGGCAGTTCGAAGCGCCGCTGGCGCAGGCGGTGACGTGCTCGCCGTCGTGA
- a CDS encoding Na+/H+ antiporter subunit D codes for MAELVPAPVVWPMLTAILLLALGSHPRAQRLVSLASLAGLLGVAVALAVATADGTVLVHRLGSWPAPFGIVLVVDRLAAVMLLLTAGTGLAVLLYEAATRDPRLERLPFLPLFQFLVMGIDGAFVTGDLFNLFVFFEVLLIASYGLLTLGASARQLRAGLQFVVLNLLASALFLFGVGVLYGLTGTLNLADLAVKVPAVAAGDGAGLLHVATMTLLVVFATKAALLPLAFWLPDAYPAPPVAVSAMFGGIATKVGVYALLRVWTTAFDGVRASGAEVMLALGTVSMLVGVLGAVSQTELRRLLSFHIVSQIGYLVFGIGLFTVAGVAAAIVYLVHYTIVKCALFLLAGATERVGGSPELGRLGGVAHVSPALGALFLVAGLSLAGLPPTSGFVSKALLAGAGIGAERWLGVTVVFVAGLLTLFSMMKIWTSAFWGTPAQPAAAPPRAGALLAVGLLVSFSVTLAAAADPLWRYAEATATQLLDVPSYVAAVAPALPAGGGR; via the coding sequence GTGGCTGAGCTGGTGCCGGCGCCGGTCGTCTGGCCGATGCTGACGGCGATCCTGTTGCTGGCGCTCGGCAGCCATCCGCGCGCGCAGCGGCTGGTGAGCCTCGCGTCGCTGGCCGGCCTCCTCGGCGTCGCCGTCGCGCTGGCCGTCGCGACCGCCGACGGCACCGTGCTGGTGCACCGGCTCGGCAGCTGGCCTGCGCCCTTCGGCATCGTGCTCGTGGTCGACCGCCTCGCCGCGGTGATGCTGCTGCTCACCGCCGGCACCGGGCTCGCCGTGCTGCTCTACGAGGCCGCGACGCGCGATCCGCGCCTCGAGCGGCTGCCGTTCCTGCCGCTGTTCCAGTTTCTCGTCATGGGGATCGACGGCGCGTTCGTCACCGGCGACCTCTTCAACCTGTTCGTGTTCTTCGAGGTGCTGCTGATCGCCTCGTACGGGCTCCTGACGCTGGGGGCGTCGGCGCGGCAGCTGCGGGCGGGCCTCCAGTTCGTGGTCCTGAACCTGCTGGCGTCGGCGCTGTTCCTCTTCGGCGTCGGCGTGCTCTACGGCCTCACGGGGACGCTCAACCTGGCCGACCTCGCCGTGAAGGTGCCGGCGGTCGCGGCCGGCGACGGCGCCGGGCTGCTGCACGTGGCGACGATGACCCTGCTCGTCGTCTTCGCCACCAAGGCGGCGCTGCTGCCGCTGGCGTTCTGGCTGCCCGACGCCTACCCGGCGCCGCCCGTCGCGGTGTCGGCGATGTTCGGCGGCATCGCCACCAAGGTCGGCGTGTACGCGCTGCTGCGCGTGTGGACCACCGCCTTCGACGGCGTGCGGGCGTCGGGCGCCGAGGTGATGCTGGCGCTGGGGACGGTGTCGATGCTGGTGGGCGTGCTGGGCGCGGTTTCGCAGACCGAGCTGCGCCGGCTGCTGTCGTTCCACATCGTGAGCCAGATCGGCTACCTCGTCTTCGGGATCGGGCTCTTCACCGTGGCCGGGGTCGCGGCGGCGATCGTCTACCTGGTGCACTACACGATCGTGAAGTGCGCGCTCTTCCTGCTCGCGGGGGCGACCGAGCGCGTCGGCGGCTCGCCCGAGCTCGGGAGGCTGGGCGGCGTCGCCCACGTCTCGCCGGCGCTCGGGGCGCTGTTCCTCGTCGCCGGGCTGTCGCTCGCCGGCCTGCCGCCGACGAGCGGCTTCGTCTCGAAGGCGCTGCTCGCGGGCGCGGGCATCGGCGCCGAGCGCTGGCTCGGCGTGACGGTCGTCTTCGTCGCCGGCCTGCTCACGTTGTTCTCCATGATGAAGATCTGGACGTCCGCCTTCTGGGGCACGCCGGCGCAGCCGGCGGCCGCGCCGCCGCGCGCGGGTGCGCTTCTCGCCGTCGGCCTGCTGGTGTCGTTCTCGGTGACGCTGGCCGCGGCGGCCGATCCGCTCTGGCGCTATGCCGAGGCGACGGCGACGCAGCTCCTCGACGTGCCCTCGTACGTCGCGGCGGTGGCGCCGGCGCTGCCGGCGGGAGGGGGGCGATGA
- a CDS encoding Na+/H+ antiporter subunit C, producing MELLVACTVGALLGTGVFLMLRPVGFAVVQGLTLVSHGINLLLVAMGRVRLGAAPIAGAHVPGQAADPLAQALVLTAIVISFGMTAFLLVLAWRGYRRTGSERVDLEVSGG from the coding sequence ATGGAGCTGCTCGTCGCCTGCACCGTCGGCGCCCTTCTCGGCACGGGCGTGTTCCTCATGCTCCGGCCCGTGGGCTTCGCGGTCGTGCAGGGGCTGACGCTCGTGAGCCACGGCATCAACCTGCTGCTCGTCGCCATGGGCCGCGTGCGGCTGGGCGCCGCGCCGATCGCCGGCGCGCACGTGCCGGGGCAGGCGGCCGACCCGCTCGCACAGGCGCTGGTGCTCACGGCCATCGTGATCTCGTTCGGCATGACGGCGTTCCTGCTCGTCCTCGCATGGCGCGGCTACCGGCGCACCGGCAGCGAGCGCGTCGACCTCGAGGTGTCCGGTGGCTGA
- a CDS encoding DUF4040 domain-containing protein has protein sequence MSSLLAIPALPLLAAAVLPFAGILGRSGLALVSAAVAVAVLGLTAALAGPVLGGGAATASVPWMPAFGLAVSLRLDGLALLFVLLIAGIGLLVVVYARWYLGAHEALPRFYASLLLFMAAMLGVVLADNLLLLVVFWELTSIASFLLIGFWDERADARAGAWQSLMVTGMGGLALLAGVLVLGAAAGTFELGPLRDRAVQVRGLPAAPIALALMLVGACTKSAQVPFHFWLPSAMAAPTPVSAYLHSATMVKAGVFLLARLWPIFAPLALWQHALPVIGGATMLAGGWIALRHTDLKRILAYSTVSQLGFIALLYGLGTPEAAVAATLHVLCHAAFKAPLFLVAGIVDHECGSRDLARVSGLRTALPETAALAIVAAAAMAGVAPLSGFVSKEMGLEALLHGGRPVWPLVALAGSVFTTAYALRFVVGAFFGPVRFGEAHHAPHEPPLGMRVPVYLLAAFCVAAGVAPALVMGPLVAAAAGAVTGAPVTTHLALWHGPTAALGLSLAALAGGTAWYVARRATARTVLPVWLGRTASARYDATVKGVLSVAGRITDGIQTGVLRRYVLVVLCFLVLLVAAGLPFGPAGPAAEPPTPIPAGATTLAVVTIASAIAVAVLWRQRWPAVLALGATGLLVAVYFVWLGAPDLVLTQVLVEAVTTILLVLVLYFLPKATRLPEPRRRVVFDAAFALALGCGAAAVVYGVMRRPFSSISGYHLARSLPDAGGGNVVNVILVDFRGYDTMGEITVLAIAALGVVALVQAARRRAA, from the coding sequence ATGTCTTCGCTCCTCGCCATCCCCGCGCTGCCGCTGCTCGCCGCGGCGGTCCTGCCGTTCGCCGGCATCCTCGGACGAAGCGGCCTCGCCCTCGTGAGTGCGGCCGTCGCCGTCGCGGTGCTGGGCCTGACGGCGGCGCTCGCCGGGCCGGTGCTGGGTGGCGGGGCCGCGACGGCGTCGGTCCCCTGGATGCCCGCGTTCGGGCTCGCCGTCTCGCTGCGGCTCGACGGGCTCGCCCTGCTCTTCGTGCTGCTGATCGCGGGCATCGGTCTCCTCGTCGTCGTGTACGCCCGCTGGTACCTCGGCGCGCACGAGGCGCTGCCCCGCTTCTACGCCTCGCTGCTGCTGTTCATGGCCGCGATGCTGGGCGTCGTGCTCGCCGACAACCTGCTGCTGCTCGTGGTCTTCTGGGAGCTGACCAGCATCGCGTCGTTCCTCCTGATCGGCTTCTGGGACGAGCGGGCCGACGCGCGCGCCGGCGCCTGGCAGTCGCTCATGGTGACGGGGATGGGCGGGCTCGCGCTGCTCGCGGGCGTGCTCGTGCTGGGGGCCGCGGCGGGCACCTTCGAGCTGGGGCCGCTGCGCGATCGGGCCGTGCAGGTCCGCGGCCTGCCGGCGGCGCCGATCGCGCTGGCGCTGATGCTGGTCGGCGCGTGCACGAAGTCGGCGCAGGTGCCGTTCCACTTCTGGCTGCCGAGCGCGATGGCGGCGCCGACGCCCGTCAGCGCCTACCTGCACTCGGCGACGATGGTGAAGGCCGGCGTCTTCCTCCTCGCACGACTGTGGCCGATCTTCGCGCCGCTCGCGCTGTGGCAGCACGCGCTGCCCGTGATCGGCGGCGCGACGATGCTCGCCGGCGGCTGGATCGCGCTGCGCCACACGGACCTGAAGCGCATCCTCGCCTACTCGACGGTGAGCCAGCTCGGCTTCATCGCGCTGCTCTACGGCCTCGGCACCCCCGAGGCGGCGGTGGCCGCGACGCTGCACGTGCTCTGCCACGCCGCCTTCAAGGCGCCGCTGTTCCTCGTCGCCGGCATCGTCGACCACGAGTGCGGCTCGCGCGACCTCGCCCGCGTCTCCGGCCTGCGCACGGCGCTGCCAGAGACCGCCGCGCTCGCGATCGTGGCCGCGGCGGCGATGGCGGGCGTCGCGCCGCTCTCGGGCTTCGTGTCGAAGGAGATGGGGCTCGAGGCGCTGCTCCACGGCGGCCGGCCGGTGTGGCCGCTGGTCGCCCTCGCCGGCAGCGTCTTCACGACGGCCTACGCGCTGCGCTTCGTGGTCGGCGCGTTCTTCGGCCCGGTGCGCTTCGGCGAGGCGCACCACGCCCCGCACGAGCCGCCGCTCGGCATGCGGGTGCCGGTGTACCTCCTGGCCGCGTTCTGCGTCGCGGCGGGGGTGGCGCCGGCGCTGGTCATGGGGCCGCTCGTCGCCGCCGCCGCGGGCGCCGTCACCGGCGCGCCCGTGACGACGCACCTCGCGCTGTGGCACGGCCCCACCGCGGCGCTCGGCCTCAGCCTGGCGGCGCTCGCGGGCGGCACGGCGTGGTACGTCGCGCGGCGCGCGACGGCGCGCACCGTGCTCCCGGTGTGGCTCGGCCGGACGGCGAGCGCGCGCTACGACGCGACGGTGAAAGGCGTGCTCAGCGTCGCCGGGCGCATCACCGACGGCATCCAGACCGGCGTGCTGCGCCGCTACGTCCTCGTCGTGCTGTGCTTCCTCGTGCTGCTGGTGGCGGCGGGGTTGCCGTTCGGCCCCGCCGGCCCCGCCGCCGAGCCGCCGACGCCGATCCCCGCCGGCGCGACGACGCTCGCCGTCGTCACCATCGCGAGCGCGATCGCGGTCGCGGTGCTGTGGCGGCAGCGCTGGCCCGCCGTGCTCGCGCTCGGGGCGACGGGGCTCCTCGTCGCAGTCTACTTCGTGTGGCTCGGCGCGCCCGATCTCGTGCTGACGCAGGTGCTCGTCGAGGCCGTCACGACGATCCTGCTCGTGCTGGTCCTCTACTTCCTGCCCAAGGCGACGCGGCTGCCGGAGCCGCGGCGACGGGTCGTCTTCGACGCCGCGTTCGCGCTCGCGCTCGGCTGCGGCGCCGCCGCGGTGGTCTACGGCGTGATGCGCCGGCCGTTCTCGTCGATCTCCGGCTACCATCTCGCGCGCAGCCTGCCCGACGCCGGCGGCGGCAACGTGGTGAACGTGATCCTCGTCGACTTCCGCGGCTACGACACCATGGGCGAGATCACGGTGCTGGCGATCGCGGCGCTCGGCGTCGTGGCGCTGGTGCAGGCGGCGCGGAGGCGCGCGGCGTGA